The sequence CTCTGTCCTATTCTTTCAGGCTCAAATATATGTAAAATATTTCTTCTTCCTAAAGAGTTAAATACTGGATAACCTTTTACATCTGAATAGCTATCTCCAGGATGCTTGTTAGCAATATAATATTTTTTTAATTCTCCCTCTTCATCAAATTCAACTCCACCTTTTATATTTTGATTTCCTCCACTATTGGGATTCATCACTCTATCTGCTTCTATGAGTTGTAAACAGAGTTCTATATTTACTCCTTTTCTTTTTTTCCTTCTTGGAACAACAAAAGCGTCTCCATTCATTATCCAGCTTAACTGTATTAAGGATTGAATTGTAAAGAAGTCATGCATCCTCCCAGCATCAGAATTTACAGAAGTAGCCCAAGCATTAAATTTTGTTTTAATTGTTTTTTCTATCTTTTTAGCTTCTTCTCTAGTTATCCCTAGATATGAATAATTGATTGTTGGCTTTGGAAGAAGTCCTGCTCCTACAACCTTTGTTTTTATCTTTTTTAATGCTGCTCCAGCTAGTTCATTATTCATATACAAATGTCTAGATTTACCTCTCAGTTCATCTAAATCTTCCAGTATATCATTATCTGGGCTGTCTGCTACTGTATTCCAGTTGGATAAAGCCACATCTTCTTTATTTGAATAACCTTGTTTTATTTCAAGAATATTTTTTACACTTTTTAAATGTTCCCTTGCTTTTATTCTTTCTAATCCTGCTCTAGGATTAATTACTTCAATAACTTTATCAATAACATTCATCTTTTAATCACTATCCTTTTGGAATTATTGTAAAGGTTCTAGGTCCAGAAGATTTATTTTGAATTTTTCTTAATCTTCCAGCCCATAACTCCAGATTTCTATTTATTTCTCCTGAATTGACTCTTGTGAGTGTTCTTCCTCCTATTGTGTAGCTCTGCCCTTTTGCAACTGCTTCATCAGCACTTAGCCACATATCTAAGTGTCTTTTACAAGTTTCTTCATCAAAAATTATCATTTTTTATTCTCCTTTATATTCATCATCATTTAAATCTATTGGTAAAAATTCTATAGCTGCTGTAGCATAGTTGAATAGATCTAATGGTTCATTTCGCCTTCCTGATAAAACCTGCCATTCAATTTTCTCTCCTTTGGATGTCATTTTTTTTACTTTTACTTCTGCTGTAAGCCCTTTAAAAAAATCTATTCCAAAACCTTGAGTTGATTCTAAAGGAAAGTGACATCTTCCTGGACCTTCAATTATTGTAAGTCTTGCGTATGTCATATCTTTCAAGGCATTTACTCCCAGACTTAAAAGATTTATTGCTGGACATCCTTTTTTGCTTGTTTTTCTAAAACCATTTAAAATATTTACTCCAAAACCTCCCTGTCCTTTGATTGCAAATATTCTTCTTTTTGCTTTTCCATAAACATATTTATATACACTTCCTGTATGATGTCCTCCTGAATCAATGAAAGTACAGTCTATTTTTAAATAATCTTCCTTATCTTTAAAATAAAATTTTTTATTTAAAAATTCATCTAGCATAATCCACACATCTTCTTTTGCTGGATTACCTGGAAAATCTCTATAAGTTACACAGTAACTTTCATAACCATATCCCCATCCTACAACAAGTAATTCAAGCCTGTTATCTTGAACGTCCACTCCAGCTGTTAAAAATTTTATATCAGGATGCAATTCTGCCCCATAGTCTTCTCTTCTTTCAAAAATTGCTTCATAATCAATTTCTTCTTCTAAATTCTCTACATAAGGAATTCCTAAATAGGTATTTAAAAAAGTCCTGTATTTCATTTCATCATCTTTACTTAGCAAATACTTTTCATAAATTCTTTCCCAACTTTCCCAAGGTGATGCTAAAGCATTCATATGGAAGCTTCTATGCTGCTTCTCTTCTAAAAACTTAGCTATCCATTTTCCATTTAACTGTTTTTCTCTTTTCCACTCTTCTTCTGGAAAATCTTCATGACAATAAATACATTCTAAAGTTACTATTTCATCATCTTTTCTTATATTTTCCCATTTTAAAGGCTGATATTCTCCACAAGATGGACAAGGAAGATTCCATTCTTCTTGTGATCCTTGTAAATATAGCTTTTGTATTTTAGAAGTTTTATCACTTGTAGGAGTAGAAACTCTTAAATTTTTTTTATTAAAAAAAGTCAAAGTTCTCATTTCTGCTAAACTTACTGGGTTTCCTTCATCTTTTGCTGATTCAGGGAATCTATCCACCTCATCAAGAAGGGTTATTCTTATAGGTCTACTGGCTAGACCTGAAGGACTATTAGCACCCACAAACCTAACAAAACCACCAGGAAACATCTTTCCTTGAACTGTTCCTTCTCCTCTCCTATTAGATTTTTTTACCAACTGCTTTAAAATTTTTGTATCTCTAATCATTGGCTCCACTCTTTCTTTTGAAAAAGCTTTTGCATCTTCAACTGTTGGCTGTACAAATAAAATTGAACAAGGATCAAGATGCATATATCTCCCTAAAATATTTAATAACATCTCTGTTTTCCCAACTTGTGAAGAGGACATTATAGTTATTGCTTCAGTATAACTATCTGTTACACAATTAAATATTTCTCTAAGATATGGAGTTCTATCTGTGTTCCATTGTCCTGGCTCTGCTGAACTTTCTTTAGATAAAATCCTGTATGCATCAGCCCATTCATCTATAGTTAAAT comes from Fusobacterium sp. and encodes:
- a CDS encoding DUF6148 family protein, with amino-acid sequence MIFDEETCKRHLDMWLSADEAVAKGQSYTIGGRTLTRVNSGEINRNLELWAGRLRKIQNKSSGPRTFTIIPKG
- a CDS encoding phage terminase large subunit family protein, translating into MEQKTIELFKKMLKILEPAKDLTIDEWADAYRILSKESSAEPGQWNTDRTPYLREIFNCVTDSYTEAITIMSSSQVGKTEMLLNILGRYMHLDPCSILFVQPTVEDAKAFSKERVEPMIRDTKILKQLVKKSNRRGEGTVQGKMFPGGFVRFVGANSPSGLASRPIRITLLDEVDRFPESAKDEGNPVSLAEMRTLTFFNKKNLRVSTPTSDKTSKIQKLYLQGSQEEWNLPCPSCGEYQPLKWENIRKDDEIVTLECIYCHEDFPEEEWKREKQLNGKWIAKFLEEKQHRSFHMNALASPWESWERIYEKYLLSKDDEMKYRTFLNTYLGIPYVENLEEEIDYEAIFERREDYGAELHPDIKFLTAGVDVQDNRLELLVVGWGYGYESYCVTYRDFPGNPAKEDVWIMLDEFLNKKFYFKDKEDYLKIDCTFIDSGGHHTGSVYKYVYGKAKRRIFAIKGQGGFGVNILNGFRKTSKKGCPAINLLSLGVNALKDMTYARLTIIEGPGRCHFPLESTQGFGIDFFKGLTAEVKVKKMTSKGEKIEWQVLSGRRNEPLDLFNYATAAIEFLPIDLNDDEYKGE